The following proteins are co-located in the Gossypium hirsutum isolate 1008001.06 chromosome A02, Gossypium_hirsutum_v2.1, whole genome shotgun sequence genome:
- the LOC107951807 gene encoding profilin-3 codes for MSWQTYVDDHLMCEIENGHHLSSAAILGLDGSVWAQSSAFPTFKPEEITAIMKDFDEPGSLAPTGLHLGGAKYMVIQGEPGAVVRGKKGTGGVTVKKTGQALIFGIYDEPVTPGQCNMVVERLGDYLVDQGM; via the exons ATGTCGTGGCAAACTTACGTTGATGATCACTTGATGTGTGAAATCGAGAACGGCCATCATTTATCCTCCGCTGCTATTCTCGGTCTCGATGGAAGTGTTTGGGCCCAGAGCTCCGCTTTTCCTACG TTTAAGCCTGAAGAGATTACTGCCATCATGAAAGATTTTGATGAACCTGGGTCCCTTGCACCAACTGGGCTGCACCTTGGTGGCGCCAAGTACATGGTCATCCAGGGAGAGCCTGGAGCTGTGGTTCGTGGGAAGAAG GGCACGGGTGGCGTAACAGTGAAGAAAACAGGGCAAGCATTGATTTTCGGGATATATGATGAACCAGTGACTCCGGGACAGTGTAACATGGTTGTTGAGAGGTTGGGTGATTACCTTGTTGATCAGGGTATGTAG